In a genomic window of Asticcacaulis sp.:
- a CDS encoding NAD regulator, with protein MSLAIELSAVVVTVRDNEALVLCLNLPKTSPEAYALPSGPFLPESHRTFDLALRAFVREQTGFAIGYVEQLYSFGDDGRQGIAATAPANDPEVDRVVSVGYLALTPQAGNQARFDAAWVPFHRFFPWEDWRNNEVSPNLEALRPALAKWCESAENANERALRLRRVATLFPEEFDNWNEERVLDRYELLYNAGLAAEAHRADGAQGTVSAGEPMASDHRRILATGLSRLRGKLKYRPVIFELMPERFTLLELQKSIEALCGLRLHKQNFRRGLERTGFVKPLGIMREDTGGRPAELYAYDQEQFRFAPSLGLSLPRA; from the coding sequence ATGTCTTTAGCAATCGAACTTTCGGCGGTGGTTGTGACGGTCCGGGATAATGAAGCCCTGGTCCTGTGTCTGAACCTGCCGAAGACCAGTCCGGAAGCCTATGCCCTGCCCTCCGGTCCCTTCCTGCCGGAAAGTCACCGCACCTTCGATCTGGCGCTGCGGGCCTTCGTGCGTGAACAGACCGGCTTCGCCATCGGCTATGTCGAGCAGCTTTACAGCTTTGGCGACGACGGCCGGCAAGGCATTGCCGCCACCGCGCCCGCCAATGACCCGGAGGTCGACCGCGTCGTATCGGTCGGCTATCTGGCGCTAACGCCGCAGGCCGGCAATCAGGCGCGGTTCGATGCGGCCTGGGTGCCGTTTCATCGCTTCTTTCCCTGGGAGGACTGGCGCAACAACGAGGTGAGCCCCAACCTGGAAGCCCTGCGTCCGGCTCTTGCGAAATGGTGTGAAAGCGCCGAAAACGCCAATGAGCGTGCGCTGAGGCTCAGACGGGTGGCGACGCTTTTTCCTGAAGAGTTCGACAACTGGAACGAAGAACGCGTTCTCGACCGTTATGAACTGCTGTACAATGCCGGACTGGCGGCCGAGGCCCACCGGGCGGATGGGGCCCAAGGCACCGTTTCCGCCGGCGAACCCATGGCTTCGGATCACCGCCGTATCCTGGCGACCGGCCTGTCACGTCTGCGCGGCAAGCTGAAATACCGCCCGGTCATTTTCGAGCTTATGCCTGAGCGCTTTACCCTGCTTGAATTGCAGAAATCGATCGAAGCGCTTTGCGGCCTGCGACTTCACAAGCAGAATTTCCGGCGCGGTCTGGAACGCACCGGCTTCGTCAAGCCGCTGGGGATTATGCGCGAAGATACCGGCGGGCGCCCCGCTGAACTTTATGCCTATGACCAGGAACAGTTCAGATTCGCCCCCTCCCTGGGCCTGAGCCTGCCCAGGGCCTAG
- a CDS encoding OmpA family protein, with protein sequence MTVKAVWIAGFSSLAVLSAVGLYRVLPAMEADLKSSVDQALAMKGLHEVKAGVSGQTVTLKAVNNTPEARAQLTQAEATLADVTMNEPVLPGGKLVNSPISAVQVIAAPTVHAAVVMNPPAASTSAVPARSTEKAPGIEIIHGDGATAVASLNTSASDLPRVAGDNALDASTQAARSCDQDIAAAVSSRQVSYKPGTYDLTPESQALIGDVYKVVAACPVQVRLTVSGYTDNLGDGMVNQTISQARAQAAADALIARGLAPDRVIVRGFGGALPVADNLTAEGRAKNRRVVFTVNAG encoded by the coding sequence ATGACAGTCAAGGCCGTATGGATCGCAGGGTTTTCTAGCCTGGCTGTTCTCAGTGCTGTCGGACTGTATCGTGTCCTGCCGGCCATGGAAGCCGATCTGAAGAGCAGCGTAGACCAGGCCCTTGCGATGAAAGGGTTGCATGAGGTCAAGGCCGGGGTTTCGGGCCAGACTGTGACCCTGAAGGCTGTGAACAATACGCCGGAAGCCAGGGCGCAACTGACACAAGCCGAGGCCACGCTGGCAGATGTGACGATGAATGAGCCCGTCCTGCCGGGTGGCAAGCTTGTCAACAGCCCGATCAGCGCGGTTCAGGTGATCGCTGCGCCGACCGTCCATGCGGCAGTTGTCATGAACCCGCCCGCCGCGTCCACTTCGGCCGTGCCTGCCAGATCAACCGAGAAGGCGCCGGGCATAGAGATCATCCACGGCGATGGCGCCACAGCCGTCGCCTCACTCAATACGTCTGCCAGTGACTTGCCGCGTGTTGCCGGGGATAATGCCCTCGATGCCAGCACTCAGGCGGCGCGGTCCTGCGACCAGGATATCGCCGCTGCCGTCTCTAGCCGCCAGGTCAGCTACAAACCGGGCACTTATGACCTGACGCCGGAAAGCCAGGCGCTGATCGGCGATGTCTACAAGGTCGTAGCCGCATGTCCGGTGCAGGTGCGCCTGACCGTCTCCGGTTATACGGACAATCTCGGCGACGGCATGGTTAACCAGACGATTTCGCAGGCCCGCGCGCAGGCCGCCGCCGATGCGCTGATCGCAAGGGGACTGGCGCCGGATCGCGTCATTGTGCGTGGGTTCGGCGGCGCACTGCCGGTGGCCGATAACCTGACGGCCGAAGGGCGGGCAAAAAACCGCCGGGTCGTCTTTACCGTCAACGCAGGATAG
- a CDS encoding tetratricopeptide repeat protein has protein sequence MSVETLVARAAEAEANLDLVRALDTYEEALKLAPDSLEIAGRLAVLAFRLNMWPMAEKFYAHLITHGIHEMAIITGYAASLREQSKYDEAVDVLKTVLNRRPEEASLWEGLGTVMAAQGDTDNALTFFNEALRLEPDNLHARFNRGCALIDQETRPPAWKTWPPAPTPSMIRITCPQPRLPMPRRCWHPGNWKPAGAPMKAASATAQPARFTIRCGPGAGGKVSPLQTASFWSAASRALAMKCCLLPSCPI, from the coding sequence ATGTCGGTTGAAACCCTGGTCGCCAGGGCGGCCGAAGCCGAAGCCAATCTCGACCTGGTCAGGGCGCTCGATACCTACGAGGAGGCGCTGAAACTGGCGCCGGACTCGCTCGAAATCGCCGGACGCCTGGCGGTGCTCGCCTTCCGGCTGAACATGTGGCCAATGGCGGAGAAATTCTACGCCCACCTGATCACCCACGGCATCCATGAGATGGCGATCATTACCGGCTATGCCGCTTCCTTGCGCGAACAGTCGAAATATGACGAAGCCGTCGATGTGCTGAAAACCGTCCTGAACCGGCGACCGGAAGAAGCATCGCTGTGGGAAGGTCTCGGCACGGTCATGGCGGCGCAGGGCGATACGGATAATGCCCTGACCTTTTTCAACGAGGCCCTGCGCCTTGAGCCCGATAACCTGCACGCCCGTTTCAACCGCGGCTGCGCCCTGATCGACCAGGAAACGAGACCGCCGGCCTGGAAGACCTGGCCGCCTGCGCCGACGCCTTCGATGATCCGGATAACCTGTCCTCAGCCCAGATTGCCTATGCCCAGGCGTTGCTGGCATCCGGGCAACTGGAAGCCGGCTGGCGCGCCTATGAAGGCCGCGAGCGCTACGGCACAGCCCGCCAGGTTCACTATTCGCTGTGGTCCCGGCGCTGGCGGGAAGGTCAGCCCCTTGCAAACAGCAAGCTTCTGGTCAGCGGCGAGCAGGGCCTTGGCGATGAAGTGCTGTTTGCTTCCATCCTGCCCGATCTGA
- a CDS encoding HD family hydrolase, with protein MPTAKAKSPAIRSRASAALPPRAWQRMLSGRRLDLLDPAAIDIEIDDIALGLSRVARWNGQTLGEFGFSVAQHCLVVDDICVHINPALRPEHRLMALLHDAPEYVIGDMISPFKAALGFDYRRFETHLEQSIFIRFGLPAVMPAPVKTLIKRADHACAYFEATQLAGFTDSEARQYFGEPPAGYGLTITPLPDKLAREAFVTRFDALMKMKG; from the coding sequence ATGCCGACAGCCAAAGCCAAATCTCCTGCCATCAGAAGCCGCGCTAGCGCCGCCCTGCCGCCGCGCGCCTGGCAGCGTATGCTTTCCGGCCGCCGGCTTGACCTGCTTGATCCGGCGGCCATCGATATCGAGATCGACGATATTGCGCTTGGCCTGTCGCGCGTGGCGCGCTGGAACGGCCAGACCCTCGGCGAATTTGGCTTCAGCGTGGCCCAGCACTGTCTGGTGGTTGATGATATCTGCGTCCATATCAATCCTGCGCTCAGGCCCGAGCACCGTCTGATGGCCCTGCTGCATGACGCGCCAGAATATGTGATCGGCGACATGATCTCGCCCTTCAAGGCGGCGCTCGGCTTCGATTACCGCCGCTTCGAGACTCACCTTGAGCAATCAATCTTTATCCGCTTTGGCCTGCCGGCCGTCATGCCAGCACCGGTCAAAACACTGATCAAACGGGCCGATCATGCCTGCGCCTATTTCGAAGCGACGCAACTCGCCGGTTTTACTGACAGCGAAGCACGACAGTATTTCGGCGAACCGCCGGCGGGGTACGGCCTGACCATCACGCCCCTACCCGACAAGCTGGCGCGTGAAGCCTTCGTCACCCGCTTCGATGCGCTCATGAAGATGAAGGGCTGA
- a CDS encoding FkbM family methyltransferase: MIQAAPLLPVSLGSLDFNDMPVQAWLKDHAESRTSRDILKHPLILLGAGSVLAQPFVNYAIAHGKVVALIDNARAGQDLHGIPYAGDAALPDLLAKAPEAIGVLCCGSENAIVYFTGIWGQRPQPLLSYFDVLSQLPPEAAGHRLGFMPSFSDADLVMALHEKAKAVFTDALSRQTLDAIMMYRLTWDSRYIAAIARPEKAIYFEPEAMPLGEHEILVDGGAYDGDTVRSFSARTGGQYDHIHAFEIDPANADAFTFKTQDTPNVTLHRVGLWNEKTEMGIEHRPDDGSRISKTSTTMVPLDAMDNLDLGPVSVIKLDVEGVEVQALQGARRLIANYKPKLAISAYHRADDFQTLLDTLSDLRTDYRLTLRHYSPIIYDTVIYAL; encoded by the coding sequence ATGATACAGGCCGCCCCTCTCCTGCCAGTCTCGCTCGGAAGCCTCGATTTCAACGACATGCCGGTGCAGGCATGGCTCAAGGACCACGCCGAGAGCAGAACGTCACGGGATATCCTGAAGCATCCCCTGATCCTGCTGGGCGCCGGGTCCGTCCTGGCCCAGCCTTTTGTCAATTACGCCATTGCCCACGGCAAGGTCGTGGCCCTGATCGACAATGCCCGCGCTGGGCAGGACCTGCATGGTATTCCCTATGCGGGCGATGCCGCCCTGCCCGACCTGCTCGCCAAAGCACCTGAAGCAATCGGCGTGCTGTGCTGCGGGTCTGAAAATGCCATCGTCTATTTCACCGGCATCTGGGGCCAACGTCCGCAACCGCTGCTCAGCTATTTCGATGTCCTGAGCCAGTTGCCGCCCGAGGCCGCCGGCCATCGCCTCGGTTTCATGCCATCCTTTTCGGATGCGGATCTGGTCATGGCCCTGCATGAAAAAGCAAAGGCCGTCTTTACCGACGCCTTAAGCCGCCAAACGCTCGACGCCATCATGATGTACCGCCTGACCTGGGACAGCCGTTATATCGCCGCCATCGCCCGGCCCGAGAAAGCCATCTATTTCGAACCGGAGGCCATGCCGCTGGGCGAGCACGAAATCCTCGTCGACGGCGGCGCCTATGATGGCGATACCGTGCGGTCGTTCAGCGCCCGCACAGGCGGCCAGTACGACCATATCCATGCCTTTGAAATCGACCCGGCCAATGCCGACGCCTTCACTTTCAAAACGCAAGACACGCCAAATGTAACGCTTCATCGAGTCGGGCTTTGGAATGAAAAAACGGAAATGGGCATCGAGCATCGTCCGGACGATGGCAGCCGGATCAGCAAGACGTCAACCACGATGGTACCGCTCGATGCCATGGATAATCTCGATCTCGGCCCGGTCAGCGTGATCAAGCTCGATGTCGAGGGGGTTGAAGTCCAGGCCCTGCAAGGCGCGCGCAGATTGATTGCAAATTACAAGCCAAAGCTGGCGATCAGCGCCTATCACCGGGCCGACGACTTCCAGACCCTGCTCGACACGCTCTCAGACCTGCGGACCGATTACCGCCTCACCCTGCGCCATTACTCGCCGATCATCTACGATACGGTCATCTACGCGCTCTGA
- the ppdK gene encoding pyruvate, phosphate dikinase encodes MSKHWVYAFKAGKADGNATMKALLGGKGANLAEMSSLNLPVPAGFTITTEACVHYFRNEQALPDGLVDEVEKALADLEASTGKGFGKVENPLLVSVRSGARASMPGMMDTVLNLGLNDETVEGLATLTGDRRFALDCYRRFITMYSNVVLNVSHHSFEDILDDHKDRLGVTVDTDITDKDWAKIIADYKAMVKSELGEDFPQDPKEQLWGAVKAVFSSWMNDRAKFYRKMHDIPEDWGTAVNIQSMVFGNMGQTSATGVAFTRNPSTGDGDLYGEFLLNAQGEDVVAGIRTPQALTKKAREEMGERALSMEESLPEVFSQFKSTVDTLENHYRDVQDVEFTVEQGKLYMLQTRNAKRTSKAALKIAVDMAKEGLITPEEALMRIDASALDQLLHPMLDPKAEKVVIARGLPASPGAASGKIVFTADDAVRFAAAGEDVILVRDETSPEDIHGMHAAKAIVTARGGMTSHAAVVARGMGRPCVSGAGEMNIYAERGEFVSRGQTFKHGEIITLDGSSGEIMKGAIRMIEPEFSEDFHQIMKWADEYKTLAIRTNAETPADARTAIGFGAEGIGLCRTEHMFFDDERISAVREMILADDEAGRRKALEKIQPMQKADFAELFQIMDGLPVTIRLLDPPLHEFLPHTAEDMKAVAEASGVGEEKLYKRTKELSETNPMLGWRGCRLGVTFPEIYESQLRAIFEAAVEVAAVGGNPKPEIMHPLVATREEMAYLTGMTHRIAKEVFAAKGKTVAYMVGTMIELPRAALLADKLAETAEFFSFGTNDLTQTTYGISRDDSGRFLNPYIEKGIFEKDPFVSLDQDGVGALIKIAAEKGKTQRPDIKMGICGEHGGDPASIAFCHGAGLAYVSCSPYRVPVARLAAAQAAIAAKG; translated from the coding sequence ATGTCAAAGCACTGGGTTTATGCTTTCAAAGCCGGAAAGGCTGATGGCAATGCCACAATGAAGGCCCTGCTGGGCGGCAAGGGGGCCAATCTGGCTGAAATGTCGTCGCTTAACCTGCCGGTGCCGGCCGGTTTCACCATCACCACAGAAGCCTGCGTTCACTATTTCAGGAACGAGCAGGCCCTGCCGGATGGTCTGGTCGATGAAGTCGAAAAGGCGCTGGCCGATTTGGAAGCCAGCACAGGCAAGGGCTTCGGCAAGGTTGAAAATCCACTGCTGGTCTCTGTCCGCTCCGGGGCGCGCGCCTCGATGCCGGGCATGATGGACACGGTGCTTAATCTGGGATTGAACGACGAAACGGTTGAAGGTCTGGCGACCCTGACCGGCGATCGCCGCTTTGCGCTCGATTGCTACCGCCGATTTATCACCATGTATTCCAATGTGGTGCTGAATGTCAGCCACCACAGCTTTGAAGATATTCTCGACGACCACAAGGATCGCCTGGGCGTCACTGTCGATACCGACATCACCGACAAGGATTGGGCCAAGATCATTGCCGACTACAAGGCGATGGTGAAATCCGAACTGGGTGAGGATTTCCCGCAGGATCCGAAAGAACAGCTCTGGGGCGCGGTGAAGGCCGTCTTCAGTTCGTGGATGAACGATCGCGCCAAGTTCTACCGCAAAATGCACGACATCCCGGAAGACTGGGGCACGGCCGTCAATATCCAGTCAATGGTCTTCGGCAATATGGGCCAGACCTCGGCCACCGGCGTGGCCTTCACGCGCAATCCTTCGACTGGCGACGGTGATCTCTATGGCGAGTTCCTGCTCAATGCCCAGGGCGAAGACGTGGTGGCCGGTATCCGCACCCCGCAGGCTCTGACGAAGAAGGCCCGCGAGGAGATGGGCGAGCGCGCGCTTTCGATGGAAGAATCGCTGCCGGAGGTGTTCAGCCAGTTCAAATCAACGGTTGATACGCTGGAAAACCACTACCGCGATGTGCAGGATGTCGAGTTCACGGTCGAGCAGGGCAAGCTCTACATGCTCCAGACCCGCAATGCCAAGCGCACCTCCAAGGCGGCGCTCAAGATTGCGGTGGACATGGCCAAAGAGGGCCTGATCACGCCGGAAGAAGCCCTGATGCGCATTGATGCCTCGGCGCTCGATCAACTGTTGCACCCGATGCTCGACCCGAAGGCCGAGAAGGTGGTGATCGCGCGCGGCCTGCCGGCCTCACCTGGTGCCGCTTCGGGCAAGATCGTCTTCACCGCCGATGACGCCGTGCGCTTTGCCGCGGCCGGCGAAGATGTCATCCTGGTGCGTGACGAAACCTCGCCGGAAGACATTCACGGGATGCACGCCGCCAAGGCGATCGTTACGGCGCGGGGCGGCATGACCTCCCACGCGGCGGTCGTGGCGCGAGGTATGGGACGGCCTTGTGTGTCCGGTGCCGGCGAAATGAATATCTATGCCGAGCGCGGTGAGTTCGTTTCGCGTGGCCAGACCTTCAAACACGGCGAAATCATCACGCTTGATGGTTCATCGGGCGAGATCATGAAGGGCGCCATCCGCATGATCGAACCGGAGTTCTCGGAGGACTTCCACCAGATCATGAAGTGGGCCGACGAGTATAAAACGCTGGCCATTCGCACCAATGCCGAAACGCCGGCGGATGCCCGTACGGCCATCGGGTTCGGCGCGGAGGGTATTGGCCTGTGCCGGACCGAGCATATGTTCTTCGATGACGAACGCATCTCGGCGGTGCGCGAAATGATCCTGGCCGATGATGAGGCGGGCCGTCGTAAAGCGCTGGAAAAGATCCAGCCGATGCAGAAGGCCGATTTCGCCGAACTGTTCCAGATCATGGACGGTCTGCCGGTGACGATCCGTTTGCTCGATCCGCCACTGCATGAATTCCTGCCGCATACGGCGGAAGACATGAAGGCCGTGGCGGAAGCCTCGGGCGTGGGCGAGGAAAAGCTCTACAAGCGCACCAAGGAACTTTCCGAGACCAATCCGATGCTGGGCTGGCGCGGCTGCCGTCTTGGCGTCACCTTCCCGGAAATCTACGAGAGCCAGCTTCGCGCCATCTTCGAGGCGGCGGTGGAAGTGGCGGCAGTTGGCGGCAATCCCAAGCCGGAGATCATGCACCCGCTGGTCGCCACGCGTGAGGAAATGGCCTACCTGACGGGAATGACGCATCGTATCGCCAAAGAAGTCTTTGCCGCCAAGGGCAAGACGGTTGCCTATATGGTCGGCACCATGATCGAACTACCGCGCGCCGCCCTGCTGGCTGACAAACTGGCGGAGACGGCCGAGTTCTTCTCCTTCGGCACCAATGACCTGACCCAGACGACATATGGCATCAGCCGCGATGACTCCGGCCGCTTCCTCAACCCCTATATCGAAAAGGGCATTTTCGAGAAGGACCCGTTTGTCTCGCTCGACCAGGATGGCGTCGGCGCGTTGATCAAGATTGCCGCAGAAAAGGGCAAGACACAGCGTCCAGATATCAAGATGGGTATCTGCGGCGAACATGGTGGCGATCCGGCGTCCATCGCCTTCTGTCATGGGGCGGGTCTCGCCTATGTCTCCTGTTCGCCCTATCGCGTGCCGGTGGCAAGGCTGGCTGCGGCACAGGCGGCGATTGCCGCCAAAGGCTAG
- the glyS gene encoding glycine--tRNA ligase subunit beta — translation MAQLLIELFSEEIPARMQLGAARDFERLFGAKLSAAGLSHEGLKVYVGPRRLALVVDGLPTETAAVTEEVKGPKESAPAQAMEGFLRKVGLTQGQLVLENGVWMARIEKPGVKTADVLGDMLREVILSFPWPKSMRSGTSTFRWVRPLKRILFLFDGAVIPFELEGLTASNLTEGHRFLGSGQALMVSDFASYRKVLADNSVILDHADRQKIILEQARAVCAAAGCELIEDQGLLEEVAGLNEFPVPLLGDMDPAFLTLPPEVIRTSMRTHQKYFAVRDKAGKMAAKFVITSNMKAVDGGAEIKRGNAKVLAARLSDGVFFWKEDNREGNFDQWLIKLNGVTFHAKLGTMAQRVARIEALAKAIAPFVSADPVLAGEAARLAKADLASYMVGEFPELQGVMGGYYADAAGLKPEIANAIREHYKPQGPSDSVPEVAVSAAVALADKIDTLIGFFAIDEKPTGSKDPFALRRSALGILRILRQHNVRVSLNELAGFWYKSLLIYAGAGRAVYVDTDNWRGSAGPRVAEGDGEIFDNYLRDFQQGLLESPVWVIRTDRDYDLDIMYEHVPNVPEVENALLAFRSYTSVASEFEDFMADRLKVQLKDEGRRFDIIEAVFALKDGDIVRQTLRIAAVETILKTTQGDDLLAAHKRAANILAAEAKKGDLPSGEPKAMPGAPSVEAALLTQLNTARRAVGTALEAEKYIDALHLIAAMRQGVDAFLDGVLVNAEDAAVRSNRLMILKAVCDLSGDIADLSKIA, via the coding sequence ATGGCTCAACTGTTGATCGAACTGTTCTCCGAGGAAATTCCGGCCCGTATGCAACTGGGCGCGGCGCGCGATTTCGAACGCCTGTTTGGCGCGAAGCTCTCGGCCGCCGGTTTGAGCCATGAGGGCCTGAAAGTCTATGTCGGCCCGCGTCGTTTGGCTCTGGTCGTCGATGGCCTGCCGACCGAAACCGCCGCCGTGACCGAGGAGGTCAAGGGGCCCAAAGAAAGCGCGCCGGCGCAGGCCATGGAAGGCTTTCTGCGTAAGGTAGGGCTAACTCAAGGTCAGTTGGTTTTGGAAAACGGCGTCTGGATGGCGCGCATTGAAAAGCCCGGTGTCAAGACCGCCGATGTGCTGGGTGATATGCTGCGTGAGGTGATCCTCAGCTTTCCGTGGCCGAAGTCGATGCGCTCCGGCACTTCGACCTTCCGCTGGGTGCGCCCTCTGAAGCGCATCCTTTTCCTGTTCGATGGCGCGGTTATTCCGTTCGAACTGGAGGGGCTGACCGCATCTAATCTGACCGAAGGGCATCGTTTCCTTGGCTCAGGTCAAGCGTTGATGGTTAGCGATTTTGCCAGTTATCGGAAAGTGTTGGCCGATAATTCTGTCATTCTGGATCATGCTGACCGTCAGAAGATCATTCTCGAACAGGCGAGGGCCGTCTGCGCCGCAGCCGGATGTGAACTGATTGAGGATCAGGGGCTGCTGGAAGAAGTCGCCGGCCTGAACGAATTCCCCGTGCCGCTGCTTGGCGATATGGACCCGGCCTTCCTGACCCTGCCGCCGGAGGTCATCAGGACTTCGATGCGTACGCATCAGAAGTATTTCGCTGTGCGCGACAAGGCCGGCAAGATGGCGGCAAAATTCGTCATCACCTCGAACATGAAGGCGGTCGATGGCGGCGCTGAAATCAAGCGCGGAAACGCCAAGGTTTTGGCTGCACGACTTTCCGATGGCGTCTTCTTCTGGAAGGAAGACAACCGCGAAGGCAATTTCGATCAATGGTTGATCAAGCTTAATGGCGTGACCTTCCATGCCAAACTCGGTACTATGGCGCAGCGCGTGGCGCGCATTGAAGCCTTGGCGAAGGCCATAGCCCCATTTGTTAGCGCTGATCCGGTTCTGGCTGGTGAGGCGGCACGTCTGGCCAAGGCGGACCTGGCGTCCTACATGGTCGGTGAGTTTCCGGAACTGCAAGGCGTGATGGGCGGTTACTATGCCGATGCCGCCGGCCTGAAACCCGAAATCGCCAATGCCATCCGTGAGCACTACAAGCCGCAGGGGCCTTCGGATTCTGTGCCCGAAGTGGCAGTTTCGGCAGCGGTCGCCCTGGCCGATAAGATCGACACCCTGATTGGTTTCTTCGCCATCGATGAAAAACCGACCGGCTCGAAAGATCCGTTTGCTCTGCGGCGTTCGGCGCTCGGCATCCTGCGTATCCTGCGCCAGCACAATGTCCGCGTGTCGCTTAATGAACTGGCGGGCTTCTGGTACAAGAGCCTGCTGATCTATGCTGGCGCTGGCCGTGCCGTGTATGTCGATACCGACAACTGGCGTGGTTCCGCCGGTCCACGCGTAGCCGAGGGCGACGGCGAGATATTCGACAATTACCTGCGCGATTTCCAGCAAGGCCTGCTGGAAAGCCCGGTCTGGGTGATCCGGACCGACCGCGATTACGATCTCGATATCATGTATGAGCATGTACCGAATGTGCCGGAGGTCGAAAACGCTTTGCTGGCCTTCCGCAGCTATACAAGCGTGGCGTCGGAGTTTGAAGACTTTATGGCCGATCGTCTGAAGGTACAATTGAAGGACGAGGGGCGTCGCTTCGATATCATCGAGGCCGTGTTTGCGCTCAAGGATGGCGATATCGTGCGTCAGACCCTACGTATCGCCGCTGTGGAAACGATCCTGAAGACGACACAAGGCGATGATCTGCTGGCGGCTCACAAGCGCGCCGCCAATATCCTCGCTGCGGAAGCCAAAAAGGGTGATTTGCCGTCAGGTGAGCCCAAGGCCATGCCTGGCGCGCCTTCGGTTGAAGCGGCGTTGTTGACGCAACTCAACACCGCCAGACGCGCGGTTGGCACAGCGCTTGAAGCGGAAAAATATATTGACGCCTTGCATCTTATTGCTGCAATGCGGCAAGGTGTAGACGCCTTCCTTGACGGCGTGCTGGTCAACGCCGAGGATGCGGCCGTCAGGTCCAATCGTCTGATGATTTTAAAAGCTGTGTGTGATCTGTCCGGTGACATTGCCGATTTGAGCAAAATCGCCTGA
- a CDS encoding universal stress protein: MSDAIAQKQTQGQAWSRISVPVSGTASESLSLELAAQLAAAFQAQLNVLFTPPDPAELAPWLGEGFMGTVQMATMESLKTAAEESELAARAQFAAVECPGKTFTALNSPVWQDLAMETRLSDLMVFSDVSARGQGMLSEAFQQVLMEERTGVFIARKPFNINGTAVVAWDGKEPSSRAARRALPLLKKASRIVIIGAPVGDQPPELERLAAYYAAHGLKAEVDSLPKGDVVQALTAAAERYKADYMVAGAYGRSRLREFAFGGTTRALLQHTQLNLYMAH; encoded by the coding sequence ATGTCGGATGCAATTGCCCAAAAGCAGACCCAGGGACAGGCATGGTCTCGGATCAGCGTGCCGGTCAGCGGCACCGCCAGCGAGTCCCTGTCGCTCGAACTGGCCGCACAACTGGCCGCCGCCTTCCAGGCGCAGTTGAATGTCCTCTTTACGCCGCCCGATCCGGCGGAACTGGCGCCTTGGCTGGGGGAGGGCTTCATGGGGACGGTCCAGATGGCGACTATGGAAAGCCTGAAAACAGCCGCAGAGGAATCCGAACTGGCGGCGCGGGCGCAATTCGCCGCGGTCGAATGCCCTGGCAAGACCTTCACCGCCCTGAATTCTCCGGTGTGGCAGGATCTGGCGATGGAAACGCGCCTGTCGGACCTGATGGTCTTTTCCGATGTCAGCGCCAGGGGACAGGGGATGCTTTCCGAAGCCTTCCAGCAGGTGCTGATGGAAGAACGAACGGGCGTTTTCATTGCCCGCAAGCCGTTCAACATCAATGGTACGGCCGTCGTGGCCTGGGACGGTAAGGAGCCTTCGTCACGCGCCGCCCGTCGCGCGCTGCCACTGCTCAAGAAAGCGTCACGGATCGTGATTATCGGGGCGCCCGTGGGGGATCAGCCGCCCGAACTGGAGCGCCTGGCGGCCTATTATGCGGCCCACGGTCTCAAGGCCGAGGTCGATAGCCTGCCGAAGGGAGATGTCGTCCAGGCGCTGACGGCGGCAGCCGAGCGGTACAAGGCCGATTATATGGTCGCCGGCGCCTATGGCCGGTCACGGCTGCGCGAATTTGCTTTCGGCGGCACGACACGGGCGCTTTTGCAGCATACACAGCTCAATCTCTACATGGCGCATTAA